Proteins from a single region of Euleptes europaea isolate rEulEur1 chromosome 21, rEulEur1.hap1, whole genome shotgun sequence:
- the MEIOB gene encoding meiosis-specific with OB domain-containing protein — MAHSFSARSFVTIADLHPNLARPSIIGVVIGKTDPKGFPDRRIVGAERYTFGFTVRDSPSYFINVNSWGREEYVKSLSESFRVGDCVIIENPLVQMKEVEKEEKFNPTTPSGYKLLLSETHSVVKICSGCEVDTKLMSLLNVPVKEPQNFYSLGDIVANGQSLDGRIINVLAAVKSVGEPKYFTTSDRRRGHRCEVRLFDETQSSFLMTCWDNETIQHAQSWMPRETVIFAADVKINFDKFRNSMVATVISKTIITPNPDTPEANILLNFIRESAEMLAWDDEIGDQFREPVNLQTIAEVYTVKQLKKKALQNEGKPELFYGIIFAYISMLNIDTETAKIIRNRCARCHNVVNETTSGCSLCSSFPSSLDTPAFPSFALRVDVTDHTGTLPSCSLSDTVAEETLGCMAQEFLALTEAQKTALKWQLLLERSKMYFKVTLSPSSRSGLRVSLLSCKLADPVESSLNLIGSGKEALRNAAKQLEGL; from the exons TCGTTGGTGCAGAAAGATACACTTTTGGTTTTACTGTTCGTGACTCGCCATCTTACTTCATAAACGTAAATTCTTGGGGAAGAGAGGAATACGTTAAATCACTTTCAGAAAGTTTTCGAGTTGGTGACTGTG TCATCATTGAAAATCCTTTAGTGCAgatgaaagaagtagaaaaggaGGAAAAATTTAACCCTACAACACCAAG CGGTTACAAGCTACTGCTTAGCGAGACTCATTCAGTGGTCAAAATCTGCTCTGGATGTGAAGTGGACACCAAGCTGATGTCGCTGTTGAATGTGCCTGTGAAAGAACCCCAGAATTTTTACTCGCTGGGTGACATTGTGGCCAACGGACAGAGCTTGGACGGCAGAATCATTAATGTTCTTGCGGCTGTGAAGTCG GTGGGCGAGCCAAAGTATTTCACCACATCGGACCGACGAAGAGGTCACAGATGCGAAGTGCGGCTGTTTGATGAAACTCAGTCTTCCTTTCTGATGACATG CTGGGACAATGAAACTATCCAGCATGCCCAGAGCTGGATGCCTCGAGAAACAG TAATCTTTGCAGCAGACGTGAAAATAAACTTTGACAAATTTAGGAACTCCATGGTTGCAACCGTCATCTCTAAAACCATTATTACTCCTAATCCTG ATACGCCAGAAGCAAATATTCTACTCAATTTCATAAGAGAGAGTGCGGAAATGTTAGCTTGGGATGATGAAATAGGAGATCAGTTCAGAGAGCCCGTAAACT TGCAGACGATAGCTGAGGTTTATACCGTGAAACAGTTAAAGAAGAAAGCTTTGCAAAATGAGGGGAAACCAGAACTTTTCTATGGCATTATTTTTGCCTACATTTCTATGCTGAATATTGATACCGAAACTGCTAAAATAATAAGAAACAGATG CGCCAGGTGTCACAATGTGGTCAATGAAACAACCAGCGGGTGCTCTCTCTGTAGCAGCTTTCCTTCCTCGTTGGACACGCCGGCCTTCCCAAGCTTTGCTTTACGAGTTGATGTGACCGACCACACAGGCACGCTCCCTTCCTGCAGCCTCTCGGACACGGTGGCCGAAGAAACTCTAGGCTGCATG GCTCAGGAGTTCCTGGCTCTGACGGAGGCTCAAAAgacagcattaaaatggcaacttCTTCTGGAACGAAGTAAAATGTATTTCAAA GTCACTCTGTCACCCAGTTCAAGGAGCGGACTGCGAGTGAGTCTGCTTTCTTGCAAACTAGCAGATCCTGTAGAGTCTAGTCTAAACTTGATTGGAAGTGGAAAAGAGGCTCTTCGCAATGCCGCCAAACAGCTAGAAGGACTTTAA
- the FAHD1 gene encoding acylpyruvase FAHD1, mitochondrial has translation MASSKPLARFWEWGKNIVCVGRNYAEHAAEMKSAVPTEPVFFLKPSSAYVREGSPILRPYYSQNLHHEVELGVVIGKRARGVPEEAAMDYVAGYALCLDMTARDTQEQCKKKGLPWTLAKGFSTSCPVSDFVPREKIPDPHQLKIWLKVNGELRQEGDTSAMIFSVPYIISYISKIITLEEGDLILTGTPKGVSAVRGDDEIEAGIQGLLSMRFKVEEQE, from the coding sequence ATGGCTTCTTCCAAGCCCCTGGCCAGATTCTGGGAGTGGGGCAAGAACATCGTCTGCGTGGGGCGGAATTACGCGGAGCACGCCGCAGAGATGAAGTCAGCTGTCCCCACTGAGCCCGTCTTCTTCCTCAAGCCCTCCTCCGCCTACGTCCGAGAAGGCTCTCCCATCCTCCGCCCCTACTATTCCCAGAATCTGCACCACGAGGTGGAACTGGGGGTGGTGATCGGGAAGAGAGCGCGAGGGGTCCCCGAGGAAGCGGCCATGGATTACGTGGCAGGCTACGCCCTCTGCCTGGACATGACGGCCAGGGACACCCAAGAACAGTGCAAGAAGAAAGGGCTTCCCTGGACGCTGGCCAAGGGCTTCAGCACCTCTTGTCCGGTCAGTGATTTTGTGCCCAGGGAGAAAATCCCGGATCCCCACCAACTGAAGATCTGGCTAAAAGTGAACGGGGAGTTGCGCCAGGAAGGGGACACGTCTGCCATGATCTTCTCCGTCCCCTACATCATCAGCTACATCAGCAAAATTATCACGCTGGAGGAAGGGGACCTCATACTGACCGGGACCCCCAAAGGGGTTTCGGCTGTACGAGGGGACGACGAAATAGAAGCTGGGATCCAGGGGTTGTTGAGCATGCGGTTTAAAGTGGAAGAGCAGGAATGA